The sequence below is a genomic window from Microbacterium abyssi.
CTTGCCGCGAACGCGGGGCCGTACGGTCAATGCGGGACGGCCGCGATGGGCGTCTCCGTCGTCACACCGGCGTCGGAGGCTCCCGCCGCCGTGATCCGCACGCGGCGCGGGTTCGAACTGACCAACGAGCACCTGTCGGTGCAGCTCGACGAGGCAGGCCTGGTGAGCTCTCTCGTCGTTCGCGCAACAGGGCGCGAAGCGATCGCACCCGGGCTGGAGGGGAACCTCCTGCAACTGCATCGCGATACGCCGACGCGGTGGGACGCGTGGGACATCGATGAGCACTATCGTCGTCATGTCGTCGACCTGACCGATGTGGAATCCATCGACCACGTCCCTCATCCCACCGCCGCAGTCGTCTGCGTGGTCCGCAGCCGGGGGGCAACGCGGATCACGCAGACCTTGACGCTCGGGGCGGGCTCACGGGCCCTCGAGATCGAGACGGCCGTGGACTGGCACGAGCGGCAGAAGCTGCTGAAACTCGCGTTCCCGCTCGACGTGCACGCGGATCGTGCGAGCTCGGAGATCCAGTTCGGCCACGTGCAGCGCCCGACGCATGCCAACACGTCGTGGGACATGGCGCGCTTCGAGACGGTCGCACACCGGTGGGTGCACGTGGGCGAGACCGGGTTCGGCGTCGCGATCGCGAACGACTCCACTTACGGACATGACATCACGCGCGGGACCCGAGATTGCGGCGGGACGATCACGAACGTGCGCCTGTCGCTGTTGCGGGCGCCCCTGTACCCGGACCCCGAGGCTGATCAGGGCGAGCACACGTTCCGGGTCAGCATCCGTCCCGATTCGTCGGTCGCGGATGCCGTGCGCGAGGGGTACCGACTGAACCTGCCCGTGCGTGAGATGGTCGGCGCGGGCCCGGTGGAGCCTCTCGTGACGGTGTCGTCGGATGCCGTGGTGGTCGAAGCCGTCAAGCTCGCGGAGGATCGCGGCGGTGATGTGATCGTGCGACTCTACGAGGCGCACGGAGGTCGGGCCGCCGCGACGGTGTCGACCTCATTCGCGTTCGACGACGTGATCGAGACAGACCTGCTTGAACGCGAGGTGGATGCCGCGACGGTCATGTCTGCGTCAGGCGAGCATGTGTCTCTGACCCTGCGTCCGTTCCAGCTCGTCACCCTCCGTTTCCGCCGCCCCCGCGGCTGAGGAGGTGCCGACGGTGGCTCTCGGGGCGGGTCGTTGAGCGAGCGGAGCGAGACGAAACGGGTTGAGCGAGCCGAAGGCGAGTCGAAACCTCGCCCGTTCAGCCCGAGAACCGCCCCCACGGGATGTCTCGGCGCAGCGGCTTGCGCAGCGGACGCTGAGTCCGCTGCCATGCTGAGACACGCGGCTCTTCGGCGACGGCATCCGCAGCTTCCCGCCCGTAGGCGTCCGTGACCACCGCGATAAGGGCGGCGAGCTCCTCCTCGTCCGCAGTGCCGCGGACGATCCGGAGTCCGGGAGTGGGCTGATCGATCACAGCGGGATGTTCCCGTGCTTCTTCGGGGGCAGCTCCGCACGCTTGCCGCGCAGGGAGCGCAGCGCCTTCGCGATCGAGACGCGCGTGTTGGCCGGTTCGATCACGCCGTCGATCTCACCGCGCTCGGCGGCGAGGAACGGCGAGGTGACGCTGTAGGTGTACTCGTTGGCGAGGCGGGTGCGGACGGCGGCGACATCCTCGCCGGCCTCCTCGGCGCGCTTGATCTCGTTGCGGTACAGGATGTTGACGGCGCCCTGCCCACCCATGACCGCGACCTCTGCGGTGGGCCAGGCGAGGTTGACGTCGGCGCCGAGCTGCTTGGAGCCCATCACGATATACGCGCCGCCGTACGCTTTGCGCAGAATCACCGTGACCAGCGGAACCGTCGCCTCGGCATAGGCGTAGATGAGCTTGGCGCCGCGGCGGATCACGCCGGTCCACTCCTGGTCGGTTCCGGGCAGGTAGCCCGGCACGTCGACGAGAGTGACGATCGGGATCGAGAACGCGTCGCAGAAGCGCACGAAGCGGCTGGCCTTCTCGCCGGCCTCGATGTTCAGCGTGCCTGCCATCTGCGAGGGCTGGTTCGCGATGATGCCGACCGAGCGGCCCTCGATGCGACCGAAGCCGACGACGATGTTCGGGGCGAACAGCGGCTGCACCTCGAGGAAGTCATCGTCGATCACGTGGTCGATGACCGTGTGGATGTCGTAGGGCTGGTTCGCGGAGTCGGGGATGATCGTGTTCAGTGTGCGATCGGCATCCGTGGTCTCCCACTCGAAGTCGCTCTCGTAACCCGGGATCTCCGCCATGTTGTTGTCCGGCAGGAAGCCGAGCAGAGTGCGGGCGTAGTCGAGCGCGTCGTCTTCGTCCTCGGCCAGGTAATGGGCGACGCCGGAGCGCGTGTTGTGGGTGAGAGCGCCGCCGAGCTCCTCCATGCCGACATCCTCGCCCGTGACGGTCTTGATGACGTCGGGGCCGGTGACGAACATCTGGCTGGTCTTGTCGACCATGATCACGAAGTCGGTGAGCGCCGGGCCGTAGACGGCGCCGCCGGCGGCCGGGCCCATGATGATCGAGATCTGCGGGATGACGCCGGAGGATCGGGTGTTCAGACGGAAGATCTCGCCGTACTTGCTGAGCGCGAGCACGCCCTCCTGGATGCGGGCGCCGCCGGAGTCGAGGATGCCGATGATGGGCATGCCGCTGGTGAGGGCGAACTCCATGATCTTGATGATCTTGTCGCCGGCGACCTCGCCGAGCGAGCCGCCGAACGTGGTGAAGTCCTGCGAGTAGACGGCGACGGTGCGACCGTGGATCGTGCCGATGCCGGTGACGACGGAGTCGCCGTAGGGACGATTGCGGTCCATTCCGAACGACGTGGTGCGATGGCGGACGTACTCGTCGAATTCGACGAAGCTGCCGGAGTCGACGAGCAGCTCGATGCGCTCGCGGGCCGTCATCTTGCCCTTGGCGTGCTGCTTCTCCCGCGCGATCTTCTCGGGCTCGGTGACCGCCTCATCGAAGCGGGAGCGGAGGTCGGCTATCTTGCCGGCGGTCGTGGAGAGGTCAGGGATGTCCGTCACGGATTCCACCCTAGTAGCGGTGCGACCTGCGGCGTTGGATGCCTCGCACAACGGAGGGCGGGTTCCTTTGGCGGTTCGCGCGCGGTCGGCTCAGGCCCTCGTATTCCAATTTGTAGAAGATCGGTGAATCTTCTACGTGGAATTGTGGGGAAGACGGTGTTTTCTTGGCGCAAGGTGGATGCAATGCGACTCAGCCACCACCGCAAAGGAATCAGGATGACTGCCTACCAAGACGACATCGACGCCGTTCAGACGCTCAAGGAGCAGAGCGGCTCCAGCTGGGATGCGATCAACCCGGAGCACGTCGCCCGCATGCGGGCGCAGAACCGCTTCCGGACCGGACTCGAGATCGCCCAGTACACGGCCGACATCATGCGCCGCGACATGACGGAGTACGACGGGGACTCTTCGCTGTACACGCAGTCGCTCGGCGTCTGGCACGGCTTCATCGGCCAGCAGAAGCTCATCTCGATCAAGAAGCACCTGAAGACGACCAACAAGCGCTACCTCTACCTGTCGGGGTGGATGGTCGCCGCGCTCCGCTCGGAGTTCGGGCCGCTGCCCGACCAGTCGATGCACGAGAAGACGTCGGTGCCCGCGCTCATCGAGGAGCTCTACACGTTCCTGCGTCAGGCCGATGCCCGCGAGCTCGATCTGCTCTTCACCGAGCTCGACGACGCCCGCGTGGCCGGCGACGAGACGGCGGTGGAGTTCATCCAGTCGCAGATCGACAACTACGAGACCCACGTCGTACCGATCATCGCCGACATCGACGCCGGTTTCGG
It includes:
- a CDS encoding acyl-CoA carboxylase subunit epsilon is translated as MIDQPTPGLRIVRGTADEEELAALIAVVTDAYGREAADAVAEEPRVSAWQRTQRPLRKPLRRDIPWGRFSG
- a CDS encoding acyl-CoA carboxylase subunit beta, whose amino-acid sequence is MTDIPDLSTTAGKIADLRSRFDEAVTEPEKIAREKQHAKGKMTARERIELLVDSGSFVEFDEYVRHRTTSFGMDRNRPYGDSVVTGIGTIHGRTVAVYSQDFTTFGGSLGEVAGDKIIKIMEFALTSGMPIIGILDSGGARIQEGVLALSKYGEIFRLNTRSSGVIPQISIIMGPAAGGAVYGPALTDFVIMVDKTSQMFVTGPDVIKTVTGEDVGMEELGGALTHNTRSGVAHYLAEDEDDALDYARTLLGFLPDNNMAEIPGYESDFEWETTDADRTLNTIIPDSANQPYDIHTVIDHVIDDDFLEVQPLFAPNIVVGFGRIEGRSVGIIANQPSQMAGTLNIEAGEKASRFVRFCDAFSIPIVTLVDVPGYLPGTDQEWTGVIRRGAKLIYAYAEATVPLVTVILRKAYGGAYIVMGSKQLGADVNLAWPTAEVAVMGGQGAVNILYRNEIKRAEEAGEDVAAVRTRLANEYTYSVTSPFLAAERGEIDGVIEPANTRVSIAKALRSLRGKRAELPPKKHGNIPL